Proteins encoded in a region of the Quercus lobata isolate SW786 chromosome 8, ValleyOak3.0 Primary Assembly, whole genome shotgun sequence genome:
- the LOC115956601 gene encoding uncharacterized protein LOC115956601, with the protein MGEVNVAFKEPVHRIVDRIKNEPYFRWPNKMGGDPSRRNQNLYCTYHRDRAHTIEQCKEQLAKVGYLKEFVTDPKNQEVRQGARSRGNPFPPPLGVIEVIHAALRGTQELRRRVVLTIAPRGNGIGEQPVEKKLKYTREPIAFNDDHLEGTIQPHDDALVVMARINSFIVKRVLIDQGSGVEVMYPDLYRGLGLKKEDISRYDTPLMGFDGQMVISKR; encoded by the coding sequence ATGGGAGAGGTGAATGTGGCCTTCAAGGAACCGGTACACAGGATTGTGGATCGAATCAAGAATGAACCATATTTTCggtggccaaacaagatgggagGAGACCCGTCTAGGAGAAACCAAAACTTGTATTGCACTTACCATAGAGATAGGGCGCATACGATTGAGCAGTGTAAGGAGCAGTTGGCAAAGGTGGGGTACCTGAAGGAATTTGTGACGGATCCAAAGAATCAAGAAGTTAGGCAAGGCGCACGGTCGCGAGGGAATCCTTTCCCACCCCCATTGGGAGTAATAGAAGTCATCCATGCAGCTCTAAGAGGCACCCAAGAGTTAAGGAGAAGGGTTGTACTGACCATAGCACCGAGAGGGAATGGCATAGGTGAGCAACCCGTCGAGAAGAAGTTGAAGTATACTCGGGAGCCCATCGCTTTTAACGATGATCATCTAGAAGGCACAATTCAACCGCACGATGATGCTTTGGTAGTAATGGCCCGGATAAATAGTTTCATAGTAAAGAGGGTACTGATAGATCAGGGGAGTGGCGTCGAAGTGATGTATCCCGACCTGTACAGGGGGCTTGGTTTGAAGAAGGAAGACATATCCAGGTATGACACGCCCTTGATGGGGTTTGATGGCCAAATGGTGATCTCAAAAAGGTAG